A genomic window from Silene latifolia isolate original U9 population chromosome Y, ASM4854445v1, whole genome shotgun sequence includes:
- the LOC141629844 gene encoding uncharacterized protein LOC141629844, with protein MTSNEFDHFSSCTLAKEIWDGLELAYGGTTVVKKYHIDLLIQKYELFTMEPNESLASMSVRFSSIINELKNLGRKFESEDIARKVLRSLTKMWRPKVIAMEKSRDLTSLSYQELIGAVMAHELVLDNDEAELSKGKSLALQASASENAGSNIEDETIFFARRFKKKLFRNKQTKPSYNNNKPLNKKAIESKTSFINRGCFKYRESDHMIKDCPTWEKIKDKTKHEKIKNEFKQVMSCWGALDTEDDEGSEDEEFANLCLSNVSLDLISKSDDDSTSSSSECCFLGETDSDDEVEVSYLKLKKQVEKLSKSALIEYFEKTLHNYHEQDLKLKDLKEQILDITKENHLLKAKTKKLKSRVTANIATTSDSTNAEKISL; from the coding sequence ATGACATCTAATGAATTCGATCATTTTTCTTCTTGTACTttggccaaggaaatatgggatggtcttgaattaGCTTATGGGGGAACGACAGTTGTTAAAAAATATCatattgacttgctgattcagAAATATGAGCTCTTTACAATGGAGCCAAACGAATCTCTTGCTAGCATGTCTGTACGATTTTCAAGCATTATAAATGAATTGAAAAATCTTGGTAGAAAGTTTGAatctgaggacattgctagaaaagtCCTTAGGAGTCTGACAAAAATGTGGCGTCCTAAGGTAATAGCAATGGAGAAATCAAGAGACCTTACGTCTTTATCTTATCAAGAGCTTATAGGAGCTGTTATGGCTCATGAGCTCGTCCTAGATAACGATGAAGCCGAACTAAGTAAAGGTAAAAGTTTGGCTCTGCAGGCCTCAGCAAGTGAAAACGCTGGGTCTAACATTGAGGATGAGACGATATTTTTTGCTAGACGTTTTAAAAAGAAACTCTTTAgaaacaagcaaacaaaaccatCCTATAATAACAATAAGCCCTTAAATAAGAAAGCAATTGAGTCAAAAACATCATTTAtcaatagaggatgcttcaagtatAGAGAGTctgatcatatgatcaaagactgtcccacatgggagaaaattaaggaCAAGACTAAGCATGAAAAGATcaaaaatgaatttaaacaagtCATGTCGTGTTGGGGAGCTCTCGACACAGAAGATGATGAGGGGTCTGAAGATGAAGAATTTGCTAATCTATGCCTAAGcaacgttagtcttgacctaatttccaaaagtgatgatgatagcacaAGCTCAAGTTCAGAATGCTGCTTTTTAGGAGAAACTGACTCAGACGATGAAGTAGAGGTAAGTTATCTTAAACTTAAGAAACAAGTTGAAAAACTATCCAAGAGTGCGTTAATTGAATACTTCGAGAAAACTCTTCATAATTATCATGAACAAGATCTGAAATTGAAAGATTTGAAAGAACAGATTCTAGATATTACTAAAGAGAATCACCTTCTAAAGGCTAAAACCAAGAAGCTTAAATCTAGAGTTACAGCTAATATAGCTACAACTTCAGattcgacaaatgctgagaagataTCTCTttag